In Zingiber officinale cultivar Zhangliang chromosome 1A, Zo_v1.1, whole genome shotgun sequence, the DNA window GCCGACGCTACTGCGCCGAACTGAGTGCGAACGCGAATTCATCCCTTTCGATTCCCTCAAAACATGGCGACCCAAATGAGTAAGAAGCGAAAGGTGTAAACAATTGTAGCACGAGATTCCTCTCTTCCTGATAATTTCTTTCTTCGCGCCTGACTTTCGTCGAATGTCGTCTCCGTGTCGCAGTTTGTGGCCGACGGAGTGTTCTTCGCGGAGTTGAACGAGGTTCTGACGAGAGAACTGGCGGAGGATGGGTATTCGGGCGTGGAGGTCAGAGTTACGCCAATGCGGACCGAGATTATCATACGGGCAACCCGCACCCAGAATGTTCTTGGTCGGTAGTGAAACAAATTTGAAATCTTATTCTTCCGCTGTTTATTTTCTTAAGGCTATTTATGCTGTCTCTTTGGGATGTAGGTGAAAAGGGTAGGAGAATTAGGGAGTTGACTTCGGTTGTGCAGAAACGATTTAAATTTCCTGAGAATGGGGTCGAGCTATATGCAGAGAAGGTGAACAATAGAGGGCTTTGCGCGATTGCTCAGGCTGAGTCGCTTCGTTACAAGCTTCTGGGGGGACTTGCTGTTAGGAGGTTTGGATCATTTCTACACCGTTTAATTTTTTGCAAAATGGATTCATTATATTTCTTATGCCAactctgttatttttattgtgtttCATATCCTGAAGTTTTTTTAAGTAGTATTTCTAATGCCCTGAGTTCTTTTCATGGTATATATTAAGGTGATGGTTTTTTGGTATTGTACCGTGAGGTGTCTTTTCCCTCGTTAAGTTGACCATTTTGTTCAATTTTGCACGATAAGTAAGATTATAACTTATTTTTAATAGTAATGGTTTTTGGCCTTTTGGCCTCCATGAATTAACTTTCTTGCATGTTTATAGTCATCTATAAAGCAAATAGGTCATTTGGTACCATGTTTGTGTCGGAAGGTGACAAAATCAAGTATTCCTTGGGGCAATTAGGGgccagatatttttttttatctcatgGCTGAAGCTCCTTTGTATACATGTAATTTACTTTTGATTAATGTTTTTCCATGTTTATTTCCTTGGCAATGGTTCTTGACCCACAAATCCACGGTGGAGTGTGCCTATGCTTGTACCCTTTGATAGCACTGATGGCTCCTTGTCCTAGGTCAAGGAAGTGAGTTTATCTTCCAACTTGTGTAGGAAGATGGATCTTACATGATTGGTGAGAGTACAATTATTTCCTTTTCAGTCATGGTTATTATTTTAAACCCCTGTTCAATTAAGATTGTTAATTTTAACCTGATGGTGAAAgtatataaaaatatgaatacTCCTAACTGCTTAAGCTTTTGAGACAGGTAGTCGTTCAATCAAATTTAAAAGAAGCTATTATAATAACACACGACTTTTGTTTTCTTCTGTGATAATCTCACTGGTTTTGATATTCAAAATATATATCCTCCAGTTAAGTCCACTTGTTTTCCCTGTACTACTGCAGTCCAGCCTATATATCCACACATGTGGAGATTGTTTAAAATATACAGGattgattaatatatttttttacaattAGTCTGTAGTTGTTTTAGGTATATCCCCCATTTCTGTTGGACAGCTGaccaatgaaacatgtcttccaAGTCAACATGAAACTTTGTTTCTCTTATTGTTACTGAGCGTGACTATGTTTGTTTTCAGGCTTTAGAGCTTGTGGTTTTGCattttttttccttgagcatcATTAATTATGTTAGTGCTAGGCATTATATTGTCTAATGGCTTGTTCTTATGCTCATATAATGAATTAGGAGCTTGTCAGGCTTCTTGTATAGGTTATGTACTTGAAGAACTTAATGTAAGCTAATTGTTATCATTCATTAAAGAGGATATTTGTTGCGTCTTATATGCATATGGATGTTCCTTTCACCGTCATGTTAtgtaaagaagaaaagaagtgaatTTGTAAACAAATTTAAGTTAATGCAGTTGCAATTGCACCTGCATGGTCATGAGACAATAATGAAAGAAATTCCTTACTTATTATTGTTCTGCACCAGATATGAAAATCCTGTTGTTTCTTCATGGTGCTTTTAACTTTATTCCCTCCATATGTCATACTTCCCATAAAAAAAATTTGACCCTTAATGTTCTTTATAACTTtataacttattttttttaatatatcagCTGTTTTTTTTATTACCATAACTTCCCTATGTTTTTGTTTGGATTTCTACTTTTAACTTGTGCCAATACCAGTGTATTACATACTCCAGCAATAAGGTATCAGTGTCTTATTTTCAGGGCCTGTTACGGTGTTTTGAGATTTGTCATGGAGAGTGGTGCCAAGGGGTGTGAGGTATATAATTTTTCCTAAGCTTTATATTCTATGGAGATTTAAATTGATATCATGATCAATCTCACAGGTCATTGTAAGTGGAAAACTTAGGGCACAGCGTGCTAAATCAATGAAATTCAAGGATGGGTACATGATTTCTTCTGGGCAGCCAGTCAAGGAGTATATTGATTCAGCAGTGAGACATGTTCTCCTGCGACAGGTTTTCATCTCCCTACTTTGCCATGATCTCTGGTTATTTTAAAGTTCCTAAATTTCTTTATGTCAAACTTTTCATCTGGGTTTAATTGTTGATATTGTGTTACTTAGGGTGTTCTTGGAATCAAGGTGAAAATCATGCTGGATTGGGATCCAAAGGGTAAGCAAGGCCCTACTACCCCACTTCCAGATCTCGTCACCATTCATCCGCCGAAGGATGAAGAAGAATATGTCCAGCCTTCACTTGTGTTGGCTCCAGAGATACCTGTGGTTTGACGACCTCCATTAAAGGGAGATAGATAGCCTGCATCTATGTTACGCTTGTTTAAAGAGCATATTAGTTTGCACCTGATGTTATGCTTGTATCGTGACTCAAAACAAGTGGCATATTATTTATGATGTGATTGGATTCCTAACTAGGTGGGAAAAGAGAGGTTGGGGAAAAGAAATGCAAACTTTTATATAGATGAGCCATAATTCAGTGATAATTATGTACGTGTGCATCCTTTCTTCCCCTCTCTTGCTCTCTGGATGTGTGTGGATTCTTGCGGATCAATCTCTCCAGTTTTAGTGATTTGGTAGAGATAATGGACATGTGCCAATGCACCTTTATAGTGCTTCTGACAGTGCTAAAACGACATGGCAATCCATGCATGGCCTTAGTTAAAGAAACACACGCAAGTAGCATTCGTTAGTTAAAGAAACACACACAAAGATGCTCAGTGCATCATTTGTAGTTGATAGTCACTCCCGGGTGTAGTCGGAcggcttcaattttttttttgccacCAGATgtgaaatataatttattttgatttttttttccaacatTTAACAAATTTTTATGTGAAAATTGGAGTATAAATAAATGATTTAATGTATActgtattttttttcataaacacGTGCTCTACTCTACTGTTTACAGTTACTATTATTTATTAAATCGAAACGATCTTCGTTTTTTTTCGGTGCCAACTCTTAAGCGTTCCTTTGTTTATTATCCTACTCCAGTGCCGCCGTTTTCACGTTTTCAGTCCCTCCTCCCTCCAGCGCCCCTGTTAGCAAGAGCCCTAGGGGTCGAGGCGGCGCTGACGGAGAAGTTACCTTGAAGGGATGGAGCACGAATTGCCGGCGGAGGCCCTTCCGCACCCGCCTTCCGTAGTCGAAGACGGTGCTACCGACGATTGGAGCAAGGAGGACGATGATCCTATGGCGGAGGACCACCCTCAGCCTTCAGCTGCCGTCACTGACCTGGTGGATCCTCATCCCGAAGGTACCTTCTTTTGCTCTATATGCTAAATCCCAAGTCCTACTTCAAGTTCGTCAGTAAAGTGGATCTGACACGGCTTCCAGACGATGATTTGGTTTCTCGCTTATTGTTgccgataaaaaaaaaatctgaaatatgTTGTGATACAGGAATTAATTGTTTTGCATATAGAGATGGGTCTTTTTATAACATTGTCCCCGCAACAGGGTGTTGAAATCCACGCAGGaagtttgtttttatttagttCCTAACTGATGCAATTATTATAAACCATGGAGATGAAGATTACGGGAAATAAGATGAAAAgagtaaagaaataagagaattgAGACAAAACTAGTTTGAGAATTCTTGCATGATATGAGGGAAATGTTTAAGCATAATTGGTAGTGGTTTCACTTACCTCTCAAGTCCCATTGTGGAACTAAATTGAGGTGTCACAATTTAATTTGAATACTTGTGCATGTAGAGCATTTAAGAGTCTGTGGTTCATAGGCTATCgtttgttttaattttagttaatgAAATCTATCTGCTGTAGTAGTAATTGCAAATATATTGAGTTCGCTGAAATTCTATCTGGTGTAATTTGATGTTCCAGTCTGATGTAAACAGACTTTAGAATGATATAGAGTGATTGTTTGTGCATGCTTTCTGTAATATGGATTGAGTCAGTTTTTGATTGGGATCTAATCTTCATTGTAAATATACaagaaatgattcagattttcttttctttcatcCACTTTTCACGTTGCAGAGTATATGACATTTTTTTTTGACTTTTGAGTCTTTGGTACGTTCATGCTCTTACGCCATGCAAATAAACATTCTATGAATTAAGCAAGACAACTTCTATAATCTTTTCAAATTATTTATCTCAATAATTATTGTTTTCACTTAACATTTCATTCCCTTTGCCCCTTGTGCATTTTCTGATGTcagatatttttctttttgtagataCAAAAGCAGATATTCAGTCTGGCCTTCAGTCATTACAGCTGGAAACAGGAGGTAATGTATTTTGTGATCCATCTGAGTCTTATCGCATAGAACTTAATCTGCATAATAGACGAACCACAAAGAAGATCACAAATTTATCAATGAAAATTATTTCTCTTGTATAAGTTCATTGTCATAGTGATGTATAGTGAAGGTGAATTTTGGTTCAGATTAACTTGACCCTtactttttagaaacaaatttctCTTCTGCTTTACTCAATCAACTTTTAGTCTTAGCTTCATTACACCTCGACAATGGAACCATTTTACTGTACTCTTTATTTTGACTCCCATGCTTGTTTTTTCCTGAATGACAGTTAAAGATAAGAAGGCAATTACAGATGAGAATGCTGAAGAACTTgatgacaaagaagaaaacaagaagagacaCTTAAATGTTGTCTTCATTGGTCATGTTGGTACGTCAACATAGATTGTATTAATCCTCTTTTCTGTTGAGTCTAAGATACATTAAAATTATCATGATTCTTTTGATTAGATCTGTGTTTTATTTATGCAAATAAATTTTCTCCAGAAAACTACATTTGCTTATGCTAAAACTATCTTTACTGTGTTTGAGAAAATTTAAACTTATCTTACATGTTCAATTTTTTGATTTGCCGTTAGGTACTTTTTTTTGACTAATTAGTTTTAGATGCCATATCACAAACCTTATTGAGATTCATTTGTTTACAGCATTTTTTGGATTGGATGCTTTCAAGTTTTATTGCTACACTAGTTATTAAGTTAACCTATACAATCAAAACTCGGAAAATGCTCTCCTGAAATCTATCAAAGTGAAACAAGATAGTATTTACCATTATCAGAGACTTGAGAAGAAATAGCATTAATGTAAATGGATTTGTTCGAAAAAAGATAGAATATTATGATTGTTTTACATGTGAAATTTCATTTGATGTTATGTATTGCTATATTCTATAAGATACTCTATATACCTCTTACATTTGAATTATAATATTTTGTTCTGCTCCAACTCATCTAATCGAGTGTAAGTTGTCTTGAGACTTATTTTTCTAAAACAACTGTCATAAAAAGTTGGAGCATGCGAACATCTGAAGCTAAAGATAATCATATATAAACATGCATGAATCAATACTCAAATTGAACAGAGACAATTCAGATGAATAAATCAAGCTCAAAAGGAAACCATGATGTATTCAAGGTCAAATATTTAAAGTTCTGCTTGTAGCACAACCCTCCTTCCTTTGATATTCTTCCTTGCTACCAACGTTTCGAAGGCCACAAGATTGAACTCCTCTCCTTGCCATAACCTTCTGTTTGCCACTACCTCTCGCCCTCACTCTAGTACTCACTTGCACTCTCATGTCTTCACATCCCTCAAAATCTTCATAAGTGGATATTTCTAGTAAGCGACCTTTTAACCGTAGTCAACCTCCAATTCGTTGGTTCTACCAAAGCTCAAACCCAAACCTAACTCAATCTCTCATGTGGATCATAATTTGTTGATTATCATAATTACACCACTCGAATTCCTCATCTAGATTCCTCATCTAGATTCCTCAAATTTAAGTGGGCTCTCTCGCCAAATCTAAATCAAATAATGAATAATTAAAATTAGGAATTTCTCTTTTACCAATTAATTTCATGTCACAATTAAGTctgaaataaatttttctaacaaattaatctaataaataataattcaaaaatttaataaaatctaGAAATAGAAACAAATTTATTGGTCTCCACATTGGCAAATTCTATTTGAGTTGTGTCATTACctattttccttttgtttttctgAGGTGGGAATAAATGCTGAATCTTTGTAAATGAATTGTTTGTTAACTAACCATAAGAAAGATAAGCACCCGGATAATTGGTTTGTGGATCTGGAGTGTTGACCTGGAAACTTTGTTTTCTTAGATTTGACTTGGAATGATTAATAGGAAGATTTTTCTTACATTATGTTTTGGtccattttattttttaacagcTCTATTTGACTTGACCTATAATTATATTTTCTATTTCCCTTGAGGTGGGAACTGATGCAGAATTTTCAATCTTTGTAAAAAGAATTGATATATTTTAATTCACATCTCTGATTTGATAAGCACGCTAATTATTTATGTTGTCCCCCACCCCCCAAATTCTTTATCCATGCATTCAGATGCTGGTAAGTCAACAGCTGGTGGTCAAATACTTTTACTTAGTGGTCAAGTTGACGACCGAACAATTCAGAAGTATGAAAAGGAGGCCAAAGATAAAAGTCGAGAGAGTTGGTATGTGAATGATTCTTCAAAATCATCTTTTGCTACTCATTTTTCAGATACTGTTATATAAATACAATAGAAGAATTACTGCAGTGGAATGATATATATTAATCATGTCTATCTATCATTTGGTTAGGTAATGctctaagtttcatcttgtagtTTCTTCAAGTTCTATGAAATTGTTTTGATATTGTACTGCTACTTTGGCAGTAGTTTCAAATCAGTTTTCCAATACTTACAAATAACTTACTCTTACTCACCAAGAGCCAGACCTAGTTGGTGTCGGGCACTCCATTATAGTCTATTTGGCATATATCATTGAGTCAGTGCCTAACTGAATTAAATCTACATTTAGTTGGTCTTGATTGGTTgctttagttgaaaattttaaatagcgCATGTGGGCATTGGTTGGGCCATTGAATTCAATCTAGATGTGTTTGTTTacataatcaattttttttaactctaattatacaataATTATGTGTTGAGAACTCAATCAATGTCAATAATCAACTAAAAATAGGTTACCCATACCACATTATGAATGGTAAAATGCAAAAAAGGTCTGAGTTTCCAAGGCAAATATACAGTGCTTATTATACAAAAAATTTCTAAAGTGAAAAATTTATGTGCATTTTTTGTCTTCTTTATGGATCCCCATGATGAGATGTCTTATTATCTTTCAAAAGTGTGCAATTAGAATACATATAATTCTTATTCAGGTGTAACATCTTTTTGTTGGAGACTATCAAACAAACATTTGTTTGAACATTTCGTCTTTCGTAGTTAAAGGATCCTTTCTTATTCGAATtattgattctttttatttgctATTCACTGAAACAAATTAGATTATCCTCCTTCATATTTTACTAATTCTTGCAAATTTAGTAATTTACAATCAGTCTTGTTAGGATGAATTATTATAGGGTCTATAAAAGAGATCCGTGTTGTTGTTTCATTGTTAAATTTAATACAGTATTTGGGTTTCCACAGTCCCCTTCTCTATTGTGAGATTGTCTACATATGTATGCAAACACCTGTGATATATGTGAATTATGTTTTGTTTAACCCAATAAACATGCAAGATCTATCTTACTTGTTGAAGATTAGAGAAACATCGGACTGGAAATTTGCATGTAACCCATATAACCTTTTATCTAAATGCATATTTTGACTGACTGCATAATGACTGATTGGGCTAGATGTAAAATCAGCCGTGTCCTTTTTAGTAGCTGTTCAGCAAGATAATTGCTAATATGGTTTTACTGTGTACCTCAAAGATCATGACTTGATACAAACTTCCCTGTTTGTTGCTTAATGCACTATCTGATGTGCACTGTACTATAGATTTGATATGCCTTTTAGCTTTCCTGGTGGATAGCCATTATCCTGTTTATTCTGCTGATAGAAGTTTTTAATGATCTTGAACTGAAACTTTGATAACCATATCTAATGTGCTAcgtctttatttctcttaattcaATTTTCTGGTCGATAGTGCTTTTATAAAATCTTTACTGATAAGGTTATCTGggacttcattaaaattttatttattttatccttTCTGTACATAATcttcatttataaatttattttattattctattAATTTGAAACTCTGCCCATGATGACCTAGTCATGACTAGTCCCAAGTCAGGAAAAAGGAGGAGGGTTACGTTAGGTTGCTAGCCAGCGttaaactatgacaaatgttcaATAAATTGATCTATTAAATTCTATTAGTTTGATTGACTAAGTGGATTTATAATGCATATCTAATTGCATCTTTTCTAAATTGTTTTGACCGAGAAGATTTTATTCAAACATTAAAAGTGTTTTCAATTATAGCATAAGATACATGTAGTTTACCCCTAATTGTTCAACTCATGACTTTTTGTTGTTGCATATTCTATTTGATTTTATCAATAAAATTCATATAGCTAATTCCAATAGTTGTGACTCATgcatttgttgttgttgtatatccTATTTGATTTCATTTTGCTGTGGTCAGaagtatgcttttgtttctgttCTGTCTAGAGCACAATCATATGTTTAGTTTATGGAATGGAATTGACCAGGAATAAAGTAGATACTGTTGGAAATGGAATTAGTGTATGAATATATATTTCTTAATTTGGCTTATGGAATGGATTGGGGGTTCTGTAAGAAGTAGTCAAGGAAGAATTTCCACAAGACCAGACCTTCTAGAACATTGGAATAATTATTGGGATTGATAAAAGGAATAACTAAGAAGAATTAAGAAGGAATAGCAATTCTATCAAAACTAGTATTTTGAGATTCATTTTTTTAACCCAACTGAGGATTTATGATTATGTTAGAATTCATGAAGTACGTAACATGACCAAGCATGCTGTTAGTCTTCTTGAGAGGACATTGAAAATTTTCTTGGGTAATTTATGTTTTGTAGTCTTAACTAAACCTTCTTGCACCTTTGAGATTATTTGATTCAATGAATGTATACCTTATTGACCTTTTAATTCACTATGAAGTTGCTACCTAATAACCATGCTGTTAAGGTCTCTTGAAAGGAAATTGAAAATCGTGTTTGGTAATTTATGCTTTGCAGTCTCACTAAACCTTCTTGCACATTTGAGATTGTTGATTCTATGTATGTATAACTTATTGGCCTTTTAATGCAAGAACCCTAGCACATTCATattaattttttacatttttttctgTTATGATATGTAGTTAGACTGCATTAGACTGATGCACGGCTTCATGTGAGTTCAATTGATGGTGAACACACCATATTGATTCTAAGAGTGGGAGACAGAATAATGATTTGTCATTGTCAATTGGACCAGGTCGTATGAAGCTTGTAGCTCAATATATTATCATCTTTTATCTTTGTAAAATTTTAGTTTATTCACTTTTTCCATTCATTTATATGAATTTCGTAGACAATTCTCATCTTCTACCTGACACTAATTGAACAAATTCATATCATATATTACAAGATATTAATTGAATGCTTTGTGTTCTAGGTACATGGCTTATATTATGGACACCAATGAGGAGGAGCGTGTTAAGGTCTGTTTCTATATTGTTATGACACTTTCTCATAGTATTACATCTTTCCGATTATGCTTAAGCATTTGTTTTTGTGATTCAAGTTTACTTGTCTTTTATTCACTGAGCAGTTTTTGAAATGGGAAATTCTGTGCATTTGATGTTGGCAATGAACCACAAGAAGTTGCTTGTTGCTGATAACTTTCTATGCCAAATGACTAGTCTGATTTCGAAACATTTTCTTTGTTCATCTGTTATTGTGTTTTCTAGGGAATAACTGTCGAGGTTGGTAGAGCGCATTTTGAAACAGAGAATACAAGGTTTACAATTTTGGATGCACCGGTAACTTAAAGTCCACTTCTTTCCTTGTATAAGTTCTTGACATTAATTGATATTTAGCAACTAGTTTCATATGTGCATGTTTGGTGGCTCAACTTTTTTATGTTCTATAATTCTATTGTTTTGACTCTTCAATATTGGATTAGATTGGGATGAACTGTTCTATAAggcttggttattgttgttgATAATTTCATCAATAGAGCATTGCCATGCCAAAGTTTTGAACAACAGTTAAATCGCAGTAATGCAAATTTTAGATTGAAGGCTTTAATTATTTTATGTTTCACCTATCTTGATTCTTTTTATTGTCAAAGAATACTGGGCTAAAAATTTGTGCAGTAAGTGGCTATGCGCATTAGATGGTGTTCAAGAGTGCACACTAGTTTTTTTGGCAAAGTTATGCCACAACCACCAGATTGCACTCAAACTGTAAACTTAATTACTTCATGTTGGATTCTTTAGAGCTTTATTGGCTACTATTGTTTTCCTTCTACGAGGATGTATAGAGATTTTGCATAATTTTGTCATTCACTATATCCTATAGACACATGTATATATACATCTCAATGAAAAAGATCAATAATAAAAAATGGATGATGTCTTTCTTAATACAAACCAAGAGGAAAAATGAAAGTAAATCATGATCCATTAAGCCTTAAAAATCAACAGTTTGAACTTTGAAGTTCTGTATGAACTTGTAGGATGAAACTTAAATTGAAAATCATCGTGCAGCTCTGATCCTAATTTCTAAGTGTATTTCTCTAGGAATTTTTGGCTGATAAATGAGACATTGTATCTATTTGATATATAATAGCTCCATTGTTCTTCTAACAAGAACTTTGGTTGTTCTTTAAAACAGAGGCCTAACTGTTTTTTCTATGTCATGGTCTGTCACCAATGTTTTTTGATCCTTTTTAAGTTTCAATGCTAAATCTTTTATTATTCATTGGCTCTAATTTTTAGCACTTCATAAGATCCTCAGGAGCCGTGTATTTTCCTCAGCTTAAATTACTGCTTATTGCCAAGTCTATAGGCAATATTTATTTTCCTTCCATGCAGGGCCATAAAAGTTATGTTCCTAACATGATAAGTGGTGCATCTCAAGCAGACGTCGGCGTTTTGGTACCTCTTCCAGTCAACCCAAGTTCGTCTAAGATATGATATATTCCACTATTCAATAATCACAT includes these proteins:
- the LOC122038796 gene encoding 40S ribosomal protein S3-3-like, yielding MATQMSKKRKFVADGVFFAELNEVLTRELAEDGYSGVEVRVTPMRTEIIIRATRTQNVLGEKGRRIRELTSVVQKRFKFPENGVELYAEKVNNRGLCAIAQAESLRYKLLGGLAVRRACYGVLRFVMESGAKGCEVIVSGKLRAQRAKSMKFKDGYMISSGQPVKEYIDSAVRHVLLRQGVLGIKVKIMLDWDPKGKQGPTTPLPDLVTIHPPKDEEEYVQPSLVLAPEIPVV